One Clarias gariepinus isolate MV-2021 ecotype Netherlands chromosome 18, CGAR_prim_01v2, whole genome shotgun sequence genomic window carries:
- the etaa1a gene encoding ewing's tumor-associated antigen 1, with translation MNTRRMRKEETPDQTQSKTKINRLKRSPKTAQKADITNYRTQTDFKTPTRVPRAGFRSSVTEESPNSDYELQHEIIWDPTSPTTPIRNGRGRRRTAVFKSVDVTDIVNRIAPKSKKLDEAESSLLQWIGDTAVPCTPEVREPRTKPKPARQNPVDDLLKLAKQFDFNMIQQEEAHLRPNPQSSAEVIDEDQDLFFNENSPPALPQTTSGTVRPALNVEDTKKNSEDPLDDLDLMPEMEDDLDLLFEGSTQQLSGGLSQSFGTRSQDVGKVPPQFGADSVVDPVTQMCGVSKSRTIRTCVGEPIVSMVKQVGAADDFDDDWNDNDLLDNSLVMEMTQNPELFSAPQHSSTQKQTNKNNSGNTVYRQNGYKDAKSREAQPLNQRLESFQSSQHLDKPRGNENTRQNQFPLKPNSEMHVFPFSKVPSVVFDSCSVSKTSSQQKETMKIQRLLAATNAKSAWKVQSTTANSFVSRSDPFKTSPPATIMTISSFRNNNVTEEKENHPTIEEDALCDLAVEDLDSIFASDDIWDDGVDDDDLFCEACEKVEESMTEPEPLPKAPVSRPTPRNSHGPSSQNAAANRQSTFANRFPYDTRIHSHNATGNRAPTSTGVPTTACNKSTSAPGNSMMTTPAERTYKFSHIKSTTESGGSANNTAGQINESVMATTNQSLQRIQDDHQFKKPYSTFNVAPAVSKDVRKAAVTRCSDAEIERKKQQAMERRRLKMLANQNLQAPV, from the exons ATGAATACGCGGAGGATGAGGAAGGAGGAGACCCCAGATCAGACTCAGAGcaaaaccaaaataaacagACTGAAGAGGAGCCCGAAAACAGCACAGAAAGCAGACATTACTAACTACAGAACTCAAACAG ATTTCAAGACACCGACCCGTGTACCGAGGGCAGGTTTTAGGAGCTCCGTTACTGAAGAGTCTCCAAACAGCGATTATGAACTTCAGCATGAAATCATCTGGGATCCAACATCACCCACAACTCCCATCAGGAATG GACGGGGTCGACGGAGGACCGCTGTTTTCAAGTCAGTGGACGTAACAGACATCGTCAACAGAATAGCTCCAAAG AGCAAGAAGCTCGACGAAGCAGAGTCATCTTTGCTGCAGTGGATTGGGGACACGGCCGTCCCCTGTACTCCGGAAGTCCGAGAGCCCAGGACCAAGCCCAAACCAGCAAG ACAAAACCCTGTGGACGACCTGCTGAAGTTAGCAAAGCAGTTTGACTTCAACATGATCCAACAGGAGGAAGCTCATCTCCGGCCAAACCCCCAGAGTTCTGCAGAAGTCATAGATGAAGACcaagatttgttttttaacGAGAACAGCCCACCAGCTCTTCCACAGACTACCTCTGGAACtgtgagaccagcattgaatgTGGAGGACACCAAAAAGAACAGTGAAGATCCTCTGGATGATCTGGATCTCATGCCAGAAATGGAAGATGATCTTGATTTGCTCTTTGAGGGTTCGACGCAGCAGCTCAGTGGTGGCCTGAGCCAGAGTTTCGGGACTCGTTCTCAGGATGTGGGTAAAGTTCCTCCACAGTTTGGAGCTGACTCAGTAGTAGACCCGGTCACTCAAATGTGCGGAGTTTCAAAATCAAGAACCATTCGCACATGTGTGGGTGAACCAATAGTCAGCATGGTCAAGCAGGTCGGAGCGGCTGATGATTTTGATGATGACTGGAACGACAATGATTTGCTGGACAACTCGCTGGTGATGGAGATGACGCAAAACCCGGAGCTGTTCTCCGCACCTCAGCACAGCTCGACACAGAAACAGACGAACAAAAACAACTCAGGAAATACCGTGTACCGTCAGAACGGTTATAAGGACGCAAAGTCTCGAGAAGCACAACCTTTGAATCAGAGACTCGAAAGTTTTCAGAGTAGCCAACATCTGGACAAGCCTCGAGGAAATGAGAACACTAGGCAAAATCAATTTCCTTTAAAACCCAATTCAgaaatgcatgtttttcctTTCAGCAAAGTTCCCTCAGTGGTTTTTGACTCCTGTAGTGTCTCTAAAACCAGTTCTCAACAGAAGGAAACAATGAAAATCCAGCGACTGCTAGCGGCCACTAACGCAAAGTCTGCATGGAAAGTCCAATCTACGACTGCAAACTCATTTGTCTCCAGATCTGACCCCTTTAAAACTAGTCCTCCAGCCACCATCATGACTATTTCCAGTTTCAGGAACAATAACGTCACTGAGGAGAAGGAAAACCACCCGACCATAGAGGAGGATGCCCTCTGTGACCTCGCAGTCGAGGACCTGGACTCCATCTTTGCCTCGGATGACATCTGGGACGACGGGGTGGATGACGATGACCTGTTCTGTGAAGCATGCGAGAAGGTCGAAGAATCCATGACCGAACCGGAACCTCTTCCAAAAGCGCCCGTATCAAGACCGACACCACGGAACAGTCATGGCCCGAGTAGTCAGAACGCCGCGGCTAACCGCCAGAGCACGTTTGCGAATCGGTTCCCGTACGACACTCGGATTCATTCCCACAACGCTACTGGGAACCGAGCGCCAACGAGTACCGGAGTTCCTACTACAGCATGTAATAAAAGCACCTCAGCACCAGGGAACAGCATGATGACGACGCCAGCTGAGAGAACGTACAAATTTAGCCATATTAAAAGCACTACAGAATCAGGAGGTTCAGCCAATAACACAGCTGGACAGATCAACGAGAGCGTCATGGCAACCACCAACCAATCACTCCAAAGAATTCAAGATGACCATCAGTTCAAAAAGCCTTACAGCACCTTTAACGTTGCACCAGCAGTCTCCAAAG ATGTGAGGAAAGCGGCGGTGACGAGATGCAGTGACGCGGAGATCGAGAGGAAGAAGCAGCAGGCTATGGAGAGACGGAGACTCAAAATGCTGGCCAATCAGAACCTTCAGGCTCCTGTATGA